GATTAAGGCCAGCTCCTCCGGACTCTTGAGGGCCAAAAATTTTGGCAAGAGAGTGTAAAGTTCAACGGCGGTATAACAAGAAACAAGGGCGGTAAAACTACGTTCAAAACCATCGATCCAATAAATCGGAAACCAGAGGGTCACCATATCCAAGAGGTGACCGACGCCACAGGCGGTGATGAAAGCACTAAACAGCAAAAATACCCGGGAAAAAGGCATATTTTGCCGTTTTCTGACAAAATATACCAGCATAATTGGAATCGAAAAATAGGCGATCGCCGTCAGAGCATTAGCCACCAGGTGGAGACCGACCAGGGGAGTTTGCCAAAGATAGCAGTTGCCATGGGGCATATACATGCGTCCGCTTAGAAACGCCTGTAGGCTATCCCAGGTTAAAGAAAAAGATGAATTCACCATACATCGCCCTCTGTTTTTTTTCGGTCGAACTGCCCTGGAATTACACCCTAATAAAGAGGTGGAATTATTTTTTCAGCACTGATTTATCCGTAGCAAAAATTGTAGCAGCCTGCCCTAATTTTCACAGAAGCAATGCCTTAAAGAATAATTAAAAACCACCAATTAAAACTATTTTTAAGTGGTAAAGAAAAGGACAACTGGCTTTTAAAAAAGCGAGCCCTATCCCCCTCTAGTCTTGAAAAAAATACAACTTGAGACCTCTATGGCCCACAGTGGTAAGCCTGGAGCATTTCCCCTTAGGTACTAGATTAATTTTCTTCGTAAAAATTCAGCGATGATCTCAATCACTATTAACTTCATTAATTTCTTTTTTAGGAGGGGAACTTTAGTTGACATTTGTCGTCAAATATACGGTTTTTTTTTGAAATCTCCAAATGCTTGGTAGCTTTCAATCTCCTTGAAACTAAAATCTCTAAAATTATGGCGCGATCGCCAAATACTTCAGGCATAATGGGGAAAATTCATTTTTCCAGATCGAAGCAGGAGTCATCCGTGGTTGGTAAGTCCCGTCGTCCCAAACGCAGAAAAACCCAAACCTCACCATCCCTGAGCGCTGCGACTCATCCTAAAGTGATCGCCCTAGACAGTCGCTATCGGCAAGGTGAACGCCCTGGTACCACTGCCACCCTCACCCCACCAGCCCCTCCCCGGCGGGCCACCACTGCAAAACGGCGTACCCCACGAACTGCGCGTCAATTTCGCCTCAAGCTTCCTCGACCAATTTTGTACCCCCTGCGGTTACTCATCGTTGGGGCAGGAATTAGTGTCTGCATTGGGACAGTGTTGACAGCCGCAAATTTTCGCACAGCGCCCTTAGCAGATCTGCCTGAAGCAGCTTCGGGTACAGAGCAACGCCTCAATCCAGAGCTTCCCCCAGCTACACCTGAAGCGCTCCCCCTGGCTACCCCCTTGACCCAGTTAGCCGCAACTACCCAGGCGGCGATCGCCAGCGAACCAACCCTAGACGCTTCGCTGTTGTTTGTAGACCTCGACACGGGGGAATACCTCGATGTGGCTGGCGATCGCGCCCTGTCCGCTGCCAGCACAATCAAAATTCCGATCCTTGTGGCTTTCCTTGAAGCCGTAGACAAAGGGGAAGTTAACCTTGATGACACCCTCACCATGACCCAAGAAGTGATTGGCGGCGGATCCGGCGGCATGCAGTATAAAACCCCGGGCTCGACTTATTCAGCCCTATACACCGCGACGGAAATGAGTGTTAACAGTGATAACACCGCCACTAATATGATCATCGAGGTGCTGGGAGGCAATACGGCTCTCAATGCTAAATTTCAACAGTGGGGCATGGCCCAAACCCAGGTAAATAACCCTCTGCCAGACCTTGAGGGAACCAATCTCACCAGTGCCAAGGATTTAGCGCACCTCTTAGCCCGCATTAACCAAGGGGAAATCTTATCTATGCGATCGCGCGATCGCCTATTCCGCATCATGGGAGCCACGAGCAACGACCGACTCTTGCCCCAGAGCCTCGGTCAAGGGGCCGACATTGTCCACAAGACGGGCGATATCGGCACGATTATCGGCGACGCAGGCATTATTGACCTGCCCAACGGCAAACGTTATGTAGCCGCTATTTTTGTTGAACGCCCCTACAATGACCCCAAAGGCCGGGAACTGCTCCACAAAATTAGCCGCCAGTTCTACGACCACATGGAAAAAGTCACACCTGAGCCGATCATTGCCGAGCCGCCCCCAGAAACAGAAGCCCCCACCCAGTAGATAGGGGTAGAGCTTGGCCCCTGGGCTTAGTTACGAATTTGGACTGGCATAATTAAATAGGTCATCTGGATTGGGCCGAGGGGCGTAAAGATCACCGGTTGATTGTTCTCGTTCAACTGCATTTTAATTTCGTTACTGGGTAAGGC
The nucleotide sequence above comes from [Synechococcus] sp. NIES-970. Encoded proteins:
- a CDS encoding beta-lactamase, putative, with product MVGKSRRPKRRKTQTSPSLSAATHPKVIALDSRYRQGERPGTTATLTPPAPPRRATTAKRRTPRTARQFRLKLPRPILYPLRLLIVGAGISVCIGTVLTAANFRTAPLADLPEAASGTEQRLNPELPPATPEALPLATPLTQLAATTQAAIASEPTLDASLLFVDLDTGEYLDVAGDRALSAASTIKIPILVAFLEAVDKGEVNLDDTLTMTQEVIGGGSGGMQYKTPGSTYSALYTATEMSVNSDNTATNMIIEVLGGNTALNAKFQQWGMAQTQVNNPLPDLEGTNLTSAKDLAHLLARINQGEILSMRSRDRLFRIMGATSNDRLLPQSLGQGADIVHKTGDIGTIIGDAGIIDLPNGKRYVAAIFVERPYNDPKGRELLHKISRQFYDHMEKVTPEPIIAEPPPETEAPTQ